In the genome of Branchiostoma floridae strain S238N-H82 unplaced genomic scaffold, Bfl_VNyyK Sc7u5tJ_1421, whole genome shotgun sequence, the window GTACCATCTGCAGAGCCACCGGATATGGTACCATCAACGAAACCACCGGGTGAGGTACCCATACCATCAGCAAGGACACTGGATGATGTACTTTCCTCTCCACAGATCATATCGTCAGGATATACAGCATATAACAAGCTTTTCCTTCATGGTTAGAAGGTCCGGCACaaatgatttgtttttcaaatgcCGGGAAACTCGTCATCCTTCGCTTAAAGGGCAGCATCctgcagtcacactgccaggggttgttagTGATGTCAACAGTTGAGATGGAGTCCAGTATGTCATATGCCGCTGGGGGCAGCGTGTCCATTTGATTGTTGGATAGGTCAACATGCCCCAGCACTGAACTATTCAAATTTGACAAGGCTTCAATTGGAAAAGCGTTGATGGTGTTGTTCTCCAGGACAAGTTCCCATAGGCTATTAAGTCCTATAAACATGTTAGCTGGGAGACTGGTTAACTGATTATTATCAAGGTACAGCCAAGTTAACCTGGTTAAGTTGAAGAAGGCTCCGCTGTTTATTACGGAGATCCGGTTGGATCGAAGCTCTAAGAACATCAGGTTGCTGTATCTTGAGAAGTCTGACTGGTTTAAGGTTGTGAGAGCGTTGTTATCCAGGTTCAGGAAAGTGATGGTTGGAGAGAGGTCCTGAGGAACACTGGTGAGGCCCATGTTGCTGCAGTCACCATCTGACCACAAACAGTTGCTTAAGGCTGGAGCACGAGTCAGTCCGACTTCATTCAGGAGGATCATCAGAAGAACCAGCATCCTCTTCTTcttgtttgtcattttgtctGTGTGAAGAAGAGAATCCATGGCATGTGATCACATACTCATTCCTTATGAACAAATCTCTTGCGATCGTGACACGAACCGTCCGTTGTTCCAGCATTTTTACAATGTAAAATCACTATTGATAAACAGATAAATAAATTGAATTGGGGAAACATGACCTGGTATCTGATGGTTCTAATCCCCTGAAATTGTGTCACACAAAACATATTTCCTTACTCGACGTAGATGAACAAGATAACAAATTCGGAGGaccagctgcagtaccatagcaagtcGCTAAGAAGTCTAAGATATGTTTTCATCTGATATAATTCACGACCTacccaaatatcaagacattgaGGTATTCTCGAgttatcatacaatgtataatatgcTTAAACCCTTATAGGTTTATTGTACGATCGAGTCTTTGTTGACACAGTCTTTCCTGATACTCCGGTTATCTACAGCTTCATGTCTTTTTCCTACAGAGCAACCTAAGCAGGTAGTCCTGAAACAAACCTTGGAACTGCTTTGTGTTCGTCTTTGTGCACCCTTGTTTTCCCTATCAGTTACCTAAGTGCCTTCCCTCCAATAAGATAAAACTTTTCACCTTGATTCATGAAGCTGAACACTCGTTTGGCGGCGATTGTTTGTACCTCGGCTAACCTTCTGTAACCTTCTGTACCTTAGACAGACACACCGGGTGACAGCAGTCCTGAACTAGTCGCCATGCCAAAAACGTTCGTCTGGCCTCTGCTTTTTCCGCCGTCTTGAACCAAACCCTGTAACTGCGCAGCACGATATTCCGTTGTTTATCAAACTTCTTTGTACCTTAGCAAGACATATCTGGTAAAAGTGGTCCTGAGATAGTCGTCACGGTTTGATTTTACCTGCTCTAAGACAAGTCCGCCAACTCGTCTGGCGTCAGATGTGTCCGGTGTCTTGAACCAAGCCTGTAACTGCGCAGCACGAAATGGCTACTTTGTGATCCACTTCTTCAGtttcacaaaacaaacatcGACTATTCAGGCAGAGTCATTTGAGCAGGTTGGCTTTCAAGAAGTAACAATGGCGTACCTGGATCCATGACCAAGTTTTTGTTCTCCTCGTGAAACGATCAGACTTACCAATTGTTCATAAACAGAAGCATTTCGCTCGCCTTGAATACAGCCGTGAGAGTTATACTCGTTCCGAACTTCTTTTACATAACGCAGGGTGGAGGTTACGTCAGGTCAGACCGGGTAGAACTTTGACGGTCGGCATTTTGCTTGAAGTTAAGTGTCGCTTCGCTGTTAACGAACAGCTGGTAAATAAACACCTGCTCTAAAGGGACAGGTACTAAAATGTTTAGAAACATAAAGGTAAGGAGTTGATTCTATACCTTTAATGAAATTATCAATGTAAGCTAGATGTCCTATTTTCTTCAGCATCCTTGTTGGCCGCAAGGCAACGCTTTTACCCTTCCATTAATTTGCTCATTTGAAAGAAACAAACCTGAAAAGTCTTGTGGCCTTCATTCCAGCATATCGTATGCTTTTGGATTTTACTATTTTCTTGTTGACTTTTGAGTTCTCATATACAGTAACAGTCTAAAGCATCAACTCAACATATTTCGACATCATCACAAAAGGGAGTTTATTTGAAAGTCTCAAGCAGACAACATGATATCAAAGACGACAATGCACATGAATAATAATGTCATATATTTGGCTGGAAAATATCAAAGTTGTGGTCATAGCTGCAACTTTCGTCATAAAACACCCAATCTAGTCTCACTCAAATATCGCAAGTTATTTTTATAGCCAGCAACTAAGGTTATAGCTGGAGACAGACAATAGAAAATGTCAGCACGCAGTGTACAATGTTATACTTGATTAATTATTTCTCAGAATTTCATGTGGATTCTAAAGCATCACGCAATCACAAATTCGCAGTCTCGTGCAAACATTGAATTCAAAGCCTAACGCAAACATCACAACAGTAAATACAATTTCGTTTGTCTTCAAAGTATACAAGGTTTCGATTCAAAGCAGCCTAAGAATAGTATAACAATTCCGGttcactttcaaaaaagaaatgaaaacctAAAGCCTCACAAAAAACACCACAGCAAGAGaaatacaattacatgtatgtcttactCTCAAAATCTATGAACTTCTAAAGTCTCAGGCAAACATCACAACAGTAAAATACAATTCCTCTTTTGTTTCCTCCAAACATGCAAACGTTTggtcacagcaaaaaaaatgattcGTAAAAATCTATGATAAAAGAGTATTGCAAGCACCATGAAAATCGCATTTCACTAGTTTGGTTTCATTTGTAACTTGAAAATTCTGTACGTCCACCTTTATTCAGTCTCaattttacttgtttatttcGTGAAAGGCAATTATAGAGCTTGCCAGAGTTTTTATTCTACAAACCAGGCAGACCTCTGGGTAGTCCCGACGGGCAGGTTTGCTGGTAGATGAAATGGTTCTTCAGGGGTCCGTAGCTGTTTGCATCGTCAGATTCTGCCGGCCCGTTCTGGTGACCTGTCTGAGACCCTCCTACCTTGATGGGCGGAAGTGGAGGCCGCAGAACCGCGGAACTCTGATCAAAGCTGTACGGGAGCGGGACTGTTCCCGGCCCTCCTGCCCGGCTTTCTACGTCATCAGATGCAGGGTCTGCTGCCCTTGCCGAGGAGGCATCCTGCCCGGTGTGAGCACGGTCTCTGGTTGGTGCGTCGTTTGTGTTGCTGCGAACATCACTGAGGTCTGACACTGGAGCAGGGCTCGTCTTGACCCTTGTCTTCATACACCGGATCGCGAGGAGAATAGCTGAGGTGAGGAGAGAGCCAACAACCCCGCCAAGTAAACCGCTGAGGAAGGCTGAGAGGGAGAACGAACCGGGAGGTGATACAGTACTGTGATCTACAGGAGACGAGGTACTTGGTGTGAAGTAGATTTCTGTTGTTGTCGTCTCACagaacagatcatcaggatttacCTCGTGTAGTAAGCTTTTCCCTGAAATGTTAGCAGGTCCGGTACAGTTGATCTGGCTCCCGAATGCATAAGACCCGGTCATTCTTTGCTTAAAGGGAAGCATCctgcagtcacactgccaggggttgttggaGATGTCAACAGTTGAGATGTTGGCCAGTATGTCATACGCCATGAGTGGGAGTGTCTCCATCTGGTTGTCGGCCATGCTAAGCCATGGCAGTGCTGAAGTATTTAGATTCGACAAGGCCTCAATAGGGAAAGTGCTGATGTTGTTGTGAGATAAATCCAATGTGCGGAGCGCTGACAAATTTACCCATGCCCCAGCTTCAATtgtgctgatgttgttgttagACAGGTATAAGTATTGTAGATTGGGCAGATTCACAAACGTGCAAGCTGCGATAGTTGTTAGCTGGTTGTACTGAATGTTAAGATTACGGAGCTGCGGGGTGACGTGAAAAGTTTCTGGTTCGATGCTGCCGATGTCATTATGATACAGATAAAGGTACTCCAGGTTATCAAGCCCCACAAACGTGTCAGCAGTGAGGCTGATTAACTGGTTGCTGGACATATGCAGATTTCGCAGTCTGGGCAGGTTTACAAAGGTTCCCGCCTCGATACTGGGGATGTTGTTGTTATCCAAGTAAAGGTACAACAGGTTGTCAAGTCCCTGAAACATGTCAGCTGTGAGGCTGGTTAACTGGTTATTGTGCAGCTGCAGATTTCGCAGTTGGGGCAGGTTTACATATGTTCCCACCTCGATACTGCGGATGTTGTTGGAAAACAGATAAAGGGTCTCCAGATTATCAAGTCCCTTAAACATGTCAGCTGCGAGGCTGGTTAACTGATTATTGTGCAGACGCAGATACCGCAGTCGGGGCAGGTTTACAAATGTTCCTGCCTCGATACTGCTGATATCATTGTTATACAGGTAAAGCCTTTCTAGGTTCTCAAGGCCCACAAACATGTCAGATTGAATGCTTGCTAACTGGTTAAACTGAAGGTACAGGAAAATTAAGCTGGCCAAGTTGTGGAACGCTCCGCTATTGATGACGGAGATCTGGTTGGAACCAAGATGTAATTCTGTCAGGCTGCTGTACCTGGAGAAGTCGGACTGGTTTAAGATTGTGATTAAGTTGCCCCACAGGTACAGGTGAGTGATGGATGTAGGGAGGTCCTGAGGAACACTGCTGAGGCCTCTGCTGCTGCAGTCACAGTCTGATGAACAGCTGCTGCTACAGGCTGCGGTCGGTCCAGCTTCCTTCAGCATGATCAGCAGAAGAACCAGCATCATCTTCATCTTGTTCAGCATTTTGTCTGTGTGAGGGGGAGAAGCCATGACATGTGATCACGTACTCAATCCTTACAAAAACATCTCTTGCGATCGTGACAGGAAATGGCCGTTGCTCGgtcattttaacattttcaaatcatcattgataaatagataaatgaattgAATTGGGGAAAACTTTACCTGTTATCTGGTAGTTCTAATCCTTTGAATTTGTGCCATTGGTAAAGGCACATACCATATATTTCCTTACTCGACGTAGATGAACAAGATAACAAATTTGGAggatctgctgcagtactataaCAGGTCGCTAGGTAGGGATCAAGACAAGCCGTTGAGGCATCGTCTTCCCTCAgagatatgtacaatgtacaatgtgcgTCCGAACCTTCAAAGTTCGCACGTTTTATTGTATCGACGAATCTTTGTTACCTACACCACCATGTCTTTTTATACAGAGAAACTTGAGCGGGTGGTCCTGAAACAAACCTTTGTGTACCCATGTTTCCAAACTTCACCTTGATTCATGAAGCTGAGCGCTCTTTTGGCGGCGATTGTCGGTACCTcggcttatatatatatataacttctGTAACCTTCTGTACCTTAGCAAGACATACAGGGTGACGTTAGTCCTGAAATAGTCGCTACGCCAAAAAAAGTCCGTCTGACCTCCGCTACAGCTGTGTCCGCCGACTTGAACCAAACCCTGTAACTGCTCAGCACAAAATTCCGTTGTTTATCAAACTTCTCTGTACCTTAGCAAGACATATCTGGTAAAGTTGGTCCTAACATAGTCGTCACGCTTCGATTTTACCTCCTTCTGTACCTTAGCCGGGCATACCGAATGACAGTAGTCCTGATATAGTTGATCTTACCTGCTCTAACTCAAGTTCAACTCGTCCGGGCGTCAGCTGTGTCCGACGTCTTGAACCAAACCTGTAACTGCGCAGCACGAAATGACTGTTTTATGATCCCCCTCCTCAAtttaaacaacacaaacaccgACTATTCAGGCAGAGTCATTTGATCAGGTTGGCTTTGAAGTAGTAACAATGGCGTACCTGGATCCATGACCAAGTTTTTGTTCTCCTAGTGAACGATCTGGCTTACCAGTTAGTTGTCCATAAACAGAAGCATTGTGCTCGCCATGAATACAGCCGTGAAAGTTATACCCGCTCCGACCTGCCTTCGCATAACGCAGGGTTGAGGTTACGTCAGGTCAGAGCGGGTAGAACTTTCACGGCTACCATTGCTCGAAGTAAAGTTTCTCCTGTGCTTCACAGTTAACGAACAGATGGTAAATAAACAACTGCTCTAAAGGGACAGGCACTAAAATGTTTAGAAACATAAAAGTAAGGTGTTTATTATATACCTTTAACATCAAAGTAAGGTGTTTATTATATACCTTTAATGAAATTATTAAGGTAAACTAGATGTCCTCTTTTCTGCAGTATCCTTGTTGGCCGGAAGGCAACGCTTTGACCCTTCTATTAATTTGCTCATTTGACAAAAACATACACGTAAAGCTCATGCAACATAAGAAAACCAGCATATCGTATGCTTTGCGATTTTACTAATTTTCTATGATGATGCGATTTTACTATTTTCTTGTTAACTTTTAGTTCTAAAGCCTCAACTCAACATATTCCGATCGCGACATAATCACAAAAAGAAGTTTATATGAAAGTCACAAGCAGACAACATGATATCAATGACGACAATACACAATGATAATTCTTTCTTATATTGGCctgtaaaaatatcaaagttgTGGTCATATAGCTGCAACTTTCGTCATAAAACACCCAATCTAGTCTCACTCAAATATAGCAAGTTATTTTTATAGCCAGCAACTAAGGTTATAGCTGAAGACAGACAATAAATCAGCACGCAGTGTACAATGTTATACTTGATTAATCATTTCTCAGAATTTCTTGTGGATTCTGAAGCATCACGTAATCACAAATTCGCAGTCTTATGCAAACATATGGAATTCCGTGACCTCACACAAACATCACAACAGTAAAATACAATTTCGTTTGTCTTCAAAGTATACAAGGTTTCGATTCAAAGCAGCATAACAATAGAATAACAATTCCGGTTCACtttcaaaagaaataaaaacctAAAGCCTCACAAAAAACACCACAGCAAGAGAAATACAATTTCATTACTCTCAAAATCTATGAACTTCTAAAGTATCACGCAAACATCACAACAGTAAAATacaattcctttttttgtttcctCAAAACATGCAAACGTTTGGtcatagcaaaaaaaatgattcGTAAAAATCTATGATAAAAGAGTATTGCAAGCACTTTGAAAAATAGCATTTCATTACAAAGTCTTAGTCCGGTTTTATTTGTAGCTTGAAATATCTGTACGTCTACCTTTATTCAGTCTCaattttacttgtttattttgtaaaaggCAATTATCGAGCATGTTGGAGTTTGCAATTTACAAACCTGCAAGACGTTTGGGCAGTCCGGACGGGCAGGTTTGCTGGTAAATGAAGTGGTTCTTCAAAGGCTCACAGCTGTTTGCAGCATCAGTTTCTGCCAGAACGTCCTGGTGACCTGCCTGAGACCCTCCTCCCTTGATGGGCGGAAGTGGAGAACGCAGAACAGGAGAATTGATGGCGAAAGATTTTTTTACAAACCTCCCAGATTTTTGGGTAACCGGGATGGGCGGGTTTGCTGATATATTAGATGCCTGCTCAGAGATGCATTTAAAGCATCAGCACCATGTGCAACTTCTGGCGCGTTCTGGTGACCTGCCTGAAACCTTCCTCCCTTGATGGGCGGAAGTGGAGGCCGCAGAACCGCGGAACTCTGATCAAAGCTGTACGGAAGCGGGACTGTTCCTGATCCTCCTGCTCGGCTCCCTACGTCATCAGATGCAGGACCTGCTGCCCTTGCCGCGGGGGCACCCTGCCCTGTGTGAGCACGGTCTCTGGTTGCTGCGTCGTCTGTGTTGCTGTGAACATCACTGAGGTCTGGTACAGGGGTAGGGCTCGTCTTGACCCTAGTCTTCATACACCAGATCGCGAGGAGAACAGCCGAGGTGAGAAGAGAGCCAACAACCCCGCCAAGTAAACCGCTGAGGAAGGATGAGAGGGAGAAGGAACCGGAAGGAGATGTAGTACCGCCTTCTGTCAATCTTGGATGGGTGGTACTTGGAGTAGCTGATGGAGAAGATTTCAAGTGAAAGTGTTCAGTACTTGGATTATCAGTCGGGGAAGATGGCGAGTGGAGGCGGGTGGCActtgaaggggttgatggagAAGATGCGGAGTGAAAGTGGGTTTTACTTGGAGTTCTTTGAAAGTTGGTTGTACTTGAGGTTGCTGCCTGAGAGGATGAAGAGTGAAAGTGTGTGGGTCTTGGAGCAGCTGTTGTGGAAGATTCCAAGTCAAATTGTTCGGTACTAGGAGTATCTGTCGGGGAAGATGACGAGTGAAAGTGAGTGGAAATTTCAGTAGTTGTCGGAGAAGATTCCAAATTAAAGGTTGTTCTACTCGGAGTGGTTGGGGAAAATACGGAGGGAAGGTCGGTGGTACTTAGAGTTGTTGTTGGAAAAGATGGTGAGTGAACGTCGGTGGTACTTGGAGTTACTGTTGTGGAAGATTCAAAGAGAAAGTTGGTGGTACTTAGAGTCGTTGTGCTCTGATCTACAGGAGACGAGGTACTTGGGGTGGAGGATATATCTGTTGTTGTCTCTTCACAGACCAGATCGTCAGGATTTGCGTCCCGTAGTAAGCTTTTCCCTGTAAGGTTAGCAGGTCCGGCACAGATGATCTGGGTCTCAAATGGGTAAGACCCGGTCATTCTTTGCTTAAAGGGGCACATCCTGTAGTCACACTGCCAGAGGTTGTTAGATATGTCAACAGTTGAAATGGGAGCCAGTATGTCATACGCAATGGGTGGGAGTGTCTCCATGCTGTTGTCGTCCATGCTAAGGTCTGAAAGTGCTGAAGTATTTAGATTCGACAAGTCCTCAACTGGGAAAGTGTTTATATAGTTGTGAGATAAATCCAATCTGCGGAGCGCTGTCAAATTTGCCAATGCCCCATCTTCAATGGTGCGGATGTTGTTGCCATGCAGGTATAAGTATTGTAGTTGGTGCAGATTCACAAACGTGCCAGCTGCGATGGTTGTTAGGTGGTTGTTCTCAATGCGAAGTTCACGGAGCTGCGGGATGAGGTGAAAAGTTTCTGGTTCGATGCTGCTGATGTCATTATGGTGCAGATAAAGGTACTGCAGGTTATCAAGTCCCTCAAACATGTCAGCTGTGAGGTCGGTTATCTGATTATTGTGCAGACGCAGATTTCGCAGTTGGGGCAGGTTTACAAACGTGGCTGCTGCGATGGTTGTTATGTGGTTGTAATGAAGGTAAAGATTACGGAGCTGCGGGGTGACGTGGAAAGTTTCTGGTTCGATGCTGCTGATGTCATTTTGGTGCAGATAAACGTCCTCCAGATTATCAAGTCCTACAAACGTGTCAGCTGTGAGGTTGGTTAACTGGTTATTGTACAGACTCAGAGTTTGCAGTTGGGGCAGGTTTACAAATGTTTCTTCCTCGATAGTGCTGATATCATTGTTATGCAGGTGAAGGACCTCTAGGCTATCAACTCCCACAAACATGTCAGCTCGGATGCTGGTTAACTGGTTATTATAAAGATACAAGTAGGTTAAGCTTGTCAAATTGTGGAACGCTCCGCTGTTGATTACAGAGATCTGGTTGGAAGTAAGATGTAATTCTGTCAGGCTGCTGTACCTGGAGAAGTCGGACTGGTTTAAGGTTGTGATGACGTTGTTACGCAAGTCGAGGATAGTGATGTCTGTAGGCAGGTCCCGAGGAACACTGCTGAGGCCTCTGTTGCTGCAGGTACAGCCTGatgaacagctgctgctgcaggctgcGGTCGGTCCAGGCTCCTTCAGTATGACCAGCAGAAGAACCAGCATCCTCTTCATCTTGTTCGTCATTTTGTCTGTAAGAAGGAGAGGAGCCATAACATGCGATCACATAATCAATTCTTACAAACAAATCTCTTGGCAACTTGGCAGGAAATGGCCGTCGCTCTGGCATTTTAACAATGTCAAATCACTATTGAATAGGGGAAAACTTGACCTGGCATCTGGTAGTTCTAATCCCCTAaaattgtgcccttgggaaaggcacatatTCGACGTTAATTAATAAGATAACAAATTcggaagatctgctgcagtaccataacaagtcGCTTGGCGGTGCTAAAATCTTATTGTTTTCATCTGATTTGATTCtcgacctacccacatatcaaatatcaagaaaTCCGTTgaggcattctcgagttattgtTCTTCCCTcagacacatgtacaactaCAATGTATGATGTGTTTCAGAACCATTATAGGTTTATTGTACGAACGAATCTTTGTAGACCAAGTGTTTCCTGATACTCCCGGTTACCTAACACCGCCATGTCTTTTCATACAGAGCAACATGAGCGGTTGGTCCTGAAACAAACCTTGGAACTGCTTTGTTTACGTCCTTGTGTATCCATGTTTTCCTTATCAGCTACCTTCCCTCCAATAAGATCAAACTTCTCACCTTGAACGAAAGAAGCTGAACGCTCGTTTGGCGTCggttgtttattttgtaccttGGCTTCCGTAAACGGTAGCCTTCTGTACCTTAGCCAGACATACCATGCCAAAAAAAGGTTTGTCTGCCATCTGCTGTGTCCGCCGTCTTGAACCAAACCCTGTAACTACGCAGCACGAAATTCCGTTTTTTATCAAACTTCTCTGTACCTTAGCAAGGCATATCTGGTTAAGGTGGTCGTCACGCTTCGTACCTTCTGTACCTTAGCCGGACATACCGAATGACAGTAGTCCTGATATAGTTGATTTTAACTGCTTTAAGTCAAGTCCAACTCGTCTGGCGTCAGTTGTGTCCGGTGTCTTGAACCAAACCTGTAACTGCGCAGCACGAAATGACTGTTTTATGATCCACCTCCTCAGtttcacaacaaaaacaccGACTATTCAGGCAAAGTCATTTGAGATGGTTGGCCTTAAAGCAGAAACAATTGCGTACGTATATTGGATCCATGACCAAGTTTTTGTTCTCCTAGTGAAACGATCGGGCTTACCAATTGTTCTTAAACAGAAGCATTTCGCTCGCCATGAATACAACTGTGAAAGTTGTACCCGCTCCGACCTGCCTTTACATAATGCAGGGTGGAGGTCAAGTCAGGTCAGAGCGGGTAGAACTTTCACGGCCACCATTTTGCTTGAATTAAAATATCCCATGTGCTTCGCAGTTAACAAACAGCTGGTAAATAAACACCCGCTCTAAAAGGACAGGCACAAAAATGCTCACTTTACTGATTTAATGACTTGTTTAGAAACATGTAAGTAAGGTGTTGATTCTAGACCCTTGATGAAATTAGTATGGTAAACATGGTGTCCTCTTTCCTGCAGTATCCTTGTTGGCCGCTATGCAACGCTTCTACCTTTCCATTGATTTTGCTCATTTGACAGAAACATACTTGACAAGTCTTGTGGATTTCAATCAATATTATAAGAAAACCAGCATATCGTTTGCTTTGCGATTTTACTATTTTCTAGTTGACTTTTGAGTTCTCATATACACTTACAGTCTAAAGCCTCAACTCAACATATACCGACATTATCACAAAAGTGAGTTTATAAGTCTAAAAGTATCAAGCAGACAACATGATATCAAAGACGACAATACACATGAATAATTCTTTTATCTATTTGGCTAGAAAATATCAAAGTTGTGGTCATAGCTGCAACTTTCGTCATAAAACACCCATTCTAGTATCACGCAAATATCGCCCAAAAAAAACCATCCTTCTTGCTGGGCTACATAGTCTAAAGCCTCAACTTGGCAGTGATAAAGATATTCTGACATAATCACAAAAATGAGTTTGTTTGAATACAAGACAACAATGAcgaaaattcaaaacaaaatgcATTTATTCATTTGTCTGGAAAAATATTAAGTTGTAGTCAAATCTACAACTTTCATTATAAAGCGCCTAAAACTTTTACCACGCagtgttggttggttggttataCAGCAGCCAgtctatatattatatatacatgacACTAACGACTTCATTTTCCGGTCTTACTCA includes:
- the LOC118407537 gene encoding SLIT and NTRK-like protein 2, with the translated sequence MTNKKKRMLVLLMILLNEVGLTRAPALSNCLWSDGDCSNMGLTSVPQDLSPTITFLNLDNNALTTLNQSDFSRYSNLMFLELRSNRISVINSGAFFNLTRLTWLYLDNNQLTSLPANMFIGLNSLWELVLENNTINAFPIEALSNLNSSVLGHVDLSNNQMDTLPPAAYDILDSISTVDITNNPWQCDCRMLPFKRRMTSFPAFEKQIICAGPSNHEGKACYMLYILTI